From Cercospora beticola chromosome 6, complete sequence, a single genomic window includes:
- the RPL43A gene encoding 60S ribosomal protein eL43, protein MTKRTKKVGITGKYGTRYGASLRKQVKKIEISQHARYTCTFCGKVTVKRQAVGIWNCRSCGKTVAGGAYVVSTPAAAATRSTIRRLREIAEV, encoded by the exons ATGACGAAGCGCACGAAGAAGGTCGGAATCACCGGTAAATACGGTACCCG CTACGGTGCTTCCCTGCGTAAGCAGGTCAAGAAGATCGAAATCTCGCAGCACGCCCGTTACACTTGCACATTCTGCGGAAAGGTGACTGTCAAGCGTCAAGCAGTCGGTATCTGGAACTGCCGATCATGTGGAAAGACTGTCGCTGGAGGCGCATACGTCGTGTC GAcacccgctgctgctgccacccgCTCTACCATCAGACGTCTGCGCGAGATTGCTGAGGTTTAG
- a CDS encoding uncharacterized protein (BUSCO:EOG092628SP), with the protein MAILSMAKVASVLLAAWTGFTQAQNAGEPSDIKSIPLRTHTLQSPFLDSDMQSRWWDYGGSTVIRTDQYIRLTANQPSQAGWLYSRVPLTATNWEIELEFKIHGTGSLFGDGMALWVTKERAEMGTVFGMKDRFEGLAIFFDTYKNNRPGVVFPYVMAMVGDGQTAYDQQNDGKANELAGCSARGLRNPDFPTKAKIRYFQDKSLSVELMYKKEDEWTKCFEVEGVKLPTVTYLGFSSETGELADNHDIIKVETKNLYSPTGQTGAGSNKDSGRGKKNKGSISRPQGESGGWGWFFVKFILFGIVVAGGYIGFTIYRTKQRDRF; encoded by the exons ATGGCGATTCTCTCCATGGCGAAAGTGGCCTCCGTACTGCTGGCAGCATGGACTGGCTTCACCCAGGCGCAAAATGCAGGCGAGCCATCAGACATCAAGTCCATACCTCTGCGGACACATACCTTGCAGTCG CCCTTCCTCGACTCCGACATGCAATCCCGCTGGTGGGACTACGGCGGCAGCACCGTAATCCGCACCGACCAATACATCCGCCTCACAGCCAACCAACCCTCGCAAGCAGGCTGGCTCTACAGCCGCGTACCCCTCACAGCCACGAACTGGGAAATCGAGCTCGAATTCAAAATCCACGGCACAGGAAGCCTCTTCGGCGACGGAATGGCATTATGGGTGACGAAAGAACGCGCAGAAATGGGCACAGTATTCGGCATGAAAGACCGCTTCGAAGGTCTTGCGATTTTCTTCGACACGTATAAGAATAATCGCCCGGGAGTGGTGTTTCCTTATGTGATGGCTATGGTCGGGGATGGACAGACGGCGTACGATCAGCAGAATGATGGGAAAGCGAATGAGTTGGCGGGATGCTCGGCGAGAGGATTGAGGAATCCGGATTTTCCTACAAAGGCGAAGATCCGGTATTTTCAGGATAAGAGCTTGAGTGTGGAGCTCATGtataagaaggaggatgagtgGACGAAGTGCTTTGAGGTCGAGGGTGTCAAGTTGCCGACTGTGACTTATCTGGGCTTCAGCTCGGAGACGGGAGAGCTGGCGGATAATCATGATATTATCAAGGTGGAGACTAAGAACTTGTACTCGCCCACAGGACAGACGGGTGCAGGGAGCAACAAAGATTCTGGTCgtgggaagaagaacaagggaTCGATTTCCCGTCCGCAAGGCGAAAGTGGAGGTTGGGGTTGGTTCTTCGTCAAGTTCATTCTGTTTGGCATTGTCGTGGCAGGTGGCTACATTGGCTTCACGATCTACCGAACAAAGCAGAGGGATAGATTCTGA
- a CDS encoding uncharacterized protein (BUSCO:EOG09261HB6) — MSSWLADIAGSHRVQLGVTAVVSGALAATAVIGLQEARRRYDVHDLKDTIPDLQSPHEIGRINNIGGAEPENSQQSRDDERSAALARRARLGDYDDNLILEQLARNRVFLTDDGLKKLRNAFVIVVGCGGVGSHAAAALARSGCGKLRLIDFDQVTLSSLNRHAVATLADVGTPKVKCLQRRLEQIVPWTNFDCRNELFSEAVAEKQLSPWEQDGQTPTFVIDAIDNIDSKVALLYYCKTHNLPVISSMGAGCKSDPTRVFIGDISASTDDALAGSTRRKLRKRGVKDGIPVVFSSEKTGPGKAQLLPLPEEEFQKGSVGELGVLPDFRVRILPVLGTMPAVFGLCVANHVMLEISGYPHDYLPNKLREKMYEGILGQVQGFEEKIARHQGLDPVGLRLPITADDVGYLVEEVYHGRSAITGLAARLALVRWRRPEGDWIDTKTAGQKADILKLEDLVCMTKDEMVRHEQLVMKEGKAPEEVYDQEVVERVNRRLEEERKIQHQR; from the exons ATGTCATCATGGCTCGCAGACATCGCCGGATCGCATAGAGTGCAGCTCGGCGTGACTGCTGTCGTCTCCGGAGCACTTGCCGCCACCGCAGTGATCGGTCTGCAAGAAGCGAGGAGACGCTATGATGTGCATGATCTGAAGGATACGATTCCTGATTTGCAGTCGCCGCATGAGATTGGCAGA ATTAACAATATCGGTGGCGCAGAGCCCGAAAATAGCCAGCAAAGCAGAGACGATGAAAGAAGTGCTGCATTGGCCCGTCGAGCAAGACTGGGAGACTACGATGACAACCTGATCCTCGAACAACTCGCCCGTAATCGTGTCTTCCTAACAGACGATGGCCTCAAGAAACTTCGCAACGCTTTCGTTATTGTGGTTGGATGCGGTGGCGTAGGTTcccacgcagcagcagctcttgctcgtTCCGGCTGCGGCAAGCTACGACTGATCGACTTCGACCAAGTGACACTGAGCTCACTCAACCGCCACGCCGTAGCAACTCTCGCCGACGTAGGAACCCCCAAAGTCAAATGCCTCCAGCGACGTCTCGAACAAATCGTCCCCTGGACCAACTTCGACTGCCGCAACGAACTCTTCAGCGAAGCAGTAGCAGAAAAGCAACTCTCACCCTGGGAACAAGACGGCCAAACCCCAACCTTTGTCATCGACGCAATCGACAACATCGACTCAAAAGTCGCCCTGCTATACTACTGCAAAACCCACAACCTCCCCGTCATATCCTCCATGGGCGCAGGCTGCAAATCCGATCCCACTCGAGTTTTCATCGGCGATATCTCCGCATCGACAGACGACGCTTTAGCAGGTAGTACGCGCCGCAAACTCCGCAAACGAGGCGTGAAAGATGGAATTCCAGTAGTGTTTTCCTCCGAAAAGACAGGACCCGGAAAAGCTCAACTGCTCCCTCTCCCGGAAGAAGAATTCCAAAAAGGTTCCGTGGGAGAACTCGGTGTGCTTCCCGACTTCCGCGTTCGAATTCTACCTGTCCTCGGCACAATGCCCGCAGTCTTTGGCCTCTGTGTTGCCAATCATGTCATGTTGGAAATTTCAGGTTATCCGCATGATTATCTACCGAACAAGCTCCGAGAGAAAATGTACGAAGGCATTCTAGGTCAGGTTCAAGGTTTTGAGGAGAAAATCGCAAGGCATCAGGGTTTGGATCCTGTGGGTTTGCGATTGCCCATTACTGCGGACGATGTGGGATATCTTGTGGAAGAAGTTTATCATGGACGAAGTGCGATTACTGGACTTGCCGCACGATTAGCATTggtgagatggaggaggccGGAGGGAGATTGGATTGACACGAAAACTGCAGGCCAGAAAGCAGATATCCTGAAATTGGAAGATCTGGTATGTATGACCAAAGATGAGATGGTGAGGCACGAACAATTGGTGATGAAAGAAGGTAAGGCGCCGGAGGAAGTGTATGATCAGGAAGTGGTGGAGCGGGTGAATAGACGCCTAGAAGAGGAGCGGAAGATTCAGCATCAGCGATAG